The following is a genomic window from Streptomyces sp. BHT-5-2.
CGCCCGCACCTGATCGGTCAGCAGCAGCTCACGGCAGGGCGGCGCCCACAGCCCGTGCTCGGCCACCTCCAGGGAACGCTGGTCGGCGACCTTGAAGTACCGGATCTCCTCGACGTCGTCGCCCCAGAACTCCACCCGCAGCGGGTGCTCCTCCGTGGGCGGGAAGACGTCCAGGATGCCGCCGCGGACCGCGAACTCGCCGCGCTTCTCGACGAGTTCGACGCGTGCGTAGGCGGCCGCCGCCAGCCCGTCGACGACCTCCTCGAGATCGGCCGACTGGCCCGTCCGCAGGCTCACCGGCACCAGCTCGCCCAGCCCCTTGACCTGCGGCTGGAGCACCGAGCGGATCGGCGCGACGACCACCGACACCGGGCCCGCCGTCGGGTCGTCGGCGCTCGGGTGGGCCAGCCGGCGCAGCACCGCGAGGCGCCGGCCGACGGTGTCCGACCGCGGCGAGAGGCGCTCGTGCGGCAGCGTCTCCCAGGACGGGAACTCCACGACGGAGTTCTCCTCGCCGGCCGGCATCAGCGAACGCAGCGCGGCGGCCAGGTCCTCGGCCTCCCGGCCGGTGGCCGTCACCGCCAGCACCGGGCGGCCGGCCCGCCGCGCCAGCGCCGCCACCGCGAACGGGCGGGCGGCCGGCGGCCCGACCAGATCGACATGCGGCCGGTGCCCGTCGGCCGCGGCCTTGACCGCTTCGGCGAGCGCCGGGTCCCGTACGACGGCGTCGAGCAGACCACTCAGGCTCATGAAAAGGTTCCGTCCCAGCGAGGCGAACAACGCGACCGGCCCGTCGCCCCCTCGGCAGCGCCGACGGCGCACACGGACCAGGGCTGCCCACCTTACGCCGGACCACCGACAACCGACCGCCCGACGGCCGCGCCGCCGCCGTCCCACGCTGCGAGAAACCCCATTCCGCCGGGCCACCGCCCGTGCAAGGGTGGACCCGGAACCGTGCCGACTACACGTATACCCGTCAGCAGCGTCCTGGGAGTCGGCAGCAGCGCAGCACCGCAGGAGGGGGCCCGGTGAGCCGCAGCACGCAGCACAGCAACAGCACCGACCGGAACGGCACCACGAACCAGCCACCCGACGGCCCCGCCGCCCGCCGCGGCCCCGTCGTCGCCGCCCTCATGCTCGGCATGGCGCTGGCCGCCCTCGACTCGACGATCATCGCCACCGCCGTCCCCCAGATCGTCGGCGACCTCGGCGGCTTCGCCGTCTTCTCCTGGCTCTTCTCCGGCTACCTCCTCGCCGTCACCGTCACCCTCCCCGTCTACGGCAAGCTCTCCGACACCTACGGCCGCAAGCCCATCCTCGTCACCGGCATCGCCCTCTTCCTCCTCGGCTCCCTGGCCTGCGCCGGCGCCTGGAACATGGCCTCGCTGATCGCCTTCCGCGTCCTCCAGGGCCTGGGCGGCGGCGCCCTCCAGGGCACCGTCCAGACCATCGCCGCCGACCTCTACCCGATGAAGGAACGCCCCAAGATCCAGTCCAAGCTCTCCAGCGTCTGGGCCGCCTCCTCCGTCGCCGGCCCCGGCCTGGGCGGCCTCCTGACCAGCTACGGCGACTGGCGCTGGATCTTCCTGGTCAACCTGCCCGTCGGCGCCGTCGCGCTCTGGCTGATCCTCCGCCACTTCCACGACACCCACCGCGACCGCCCCGCCACCACCGGACGCGCCCGCGTCGACTGGCCCGGCGCCCTCGCCGTCTTCGCCACCGGCGGCCTGCTGCTCACCGCCCTCGTCCAGGGCGGCACCGCCTGGCCCTGGCTCTCCGCCCCGTCCCTGCTCCTGCTCGCCGGCAGCGCCCTGGCCGCCGCGGCCACCGTCCTGATCGAACGCCGCGCCGCCGAGCCGATCATCCCCGGCTGGGTCTGGCGCCGCCGCACCATCTCCGCCGTCAACCTCGCCCTGGGCGCCCTGGGCCTGCTGATGGTCGCCCCGACCGTCTTCCTGCCCACCTACGCCCAGTCCGTCCTCGGCCTCGGCCCGATCGCCGCCGGCTTCGTCCTCTCCGTCATGACGCTGAGCTGGCCGATATCCGCCGCCTTCAGCAGCCGCGTCTACAACCGCGTCGGCATCCGCAACTGCGCCCTCCTCGGCATCGGCGCCGCCGCCCTCGTCCTGCTCGCCTTCCCCCTGCTCCCCTACCCCGGCGCCGCCTGGCAG
Proteins encoded in this region:
- a CDS encoding MFS transporter translates to MSRSTQHSNSTDRNGTTNQPPDGPAARRGPVVAALMLGMALAALDSTIIATAVPQIVGDLGGFAVFSWLFSGYLLAVTVTLPVYGKLSDTYGRKPILVTGIALFLLGSLACAGAWNMASLIAFRVLQGLGGGALQGTVQTIAADLYPMKERPKIQSKLSSVWAASSVAGPGLGGLLTSYGDWRWIFLVNLPVGAVALWLILRHFHDTHRDRPATTGRARVDWPGALAVFATGGLLLTALVQGGTAWPWLSAPSLLLLAGSALAAAATVLIERRAAEPIIPGWVWRRRTISAVNLALGALGLLMVAPTVFLPTYAQSVLGLGPIAAGFVLSVMTLSWPISAAFSSRVYNRVGIRNCALLGIGAAALVLLAFPLLPYPGAAWQPALLMLALGAALGLFQLPLIIGVQSSVGYAERGTATASILFCRQVGQSLGAALFGAVANATLNDRLTHAPAAIRTGLPHDLDAVSRALQHAGALTARVADYLRRAVDTTVEHVYLGAATAAALAFLTVLLLAPRRFPVHTDAGPAGAETDPAPTDAAPTARNTAGRSTAGTADSADAQPPADHRPTG